The following proteins come from a genomic window of Hydractinia symbiolongicarpus strain clone_291-10 chromosome 2, HSymV2.1, whole genome shotgun sequence:
- the LOC130626966 gene encoding protein SpAN-like — MMDNNMLLSLSCLILFAATVTCYPPMEDPNLFEGDMILSPDQLERIQKGEFNRDLLLAATRHPWPKLIPYDLYGLKTIPKARKVIEDAFREYHKYTCLRFIPRTNEFAYLQFLNGQGGSSMVGYKRGRKNTISLVPTCWTKGIAIHEIMHSLGFHHEQSRPDRDKYIRVVDDNVLSCK; from the exons ATGATGGACAATAACATGCTGCTTAGCTTATCctgtttaattttgtttgctGCCACGGTCACCTGTTATCCTCCAATGGAAG atCCAAACCTATTTGAAGGTGATATGATTCTCAGTCCGGACCAATTAGAAAGAATCCAGAAAGGAGAATTTAACAGAGATCTCCTATTAGCTGCAACTCGACATCCATGGCCCAAACTGATTCCCTACGACTTGTATGGACTAA aaactattcctaaagcaagaaaagttatcgaAGATGCTTTCAGAGAATATCATAAATACACTTGCTTACGATTTATTCCAAGAACAAACGAATTTGCTTATTTACAGTTTCTTAACGGACAGGG CGGCTCGTCCATGGTTGGTTACAAAAGAGGTAGAAAAAACACAATTTCATTGGTACCTACCTGTTGGACAAAAGGGATAGCCATTCATGAAATCATGCATTCCTTAG GTTTTCATCACGAACAAAGCCGACCAGACCGAGACAAATATATCAGGGTGGTTGATGACAATGTCCTCAGCtgtaagtaa